The Impatiens glandulifera chromosome 3, dImpGla2.1, whole genome shotgun sequence genome contains a region encoding:
- the LOC124930280 gene encoding uncharacterized protein LOC124930280: CQVGKLKKKLRHEENVHRALERAFTRPLGTLPRLPPYLPPRMLELLAEVAVLEEEVVRLEEQVVHFRHGLYQEAIYISSSKSKRCIGHESMDLYDPFPVKNAKQKQSSSKVTTLQNEGHQSFLLTSKQHSLPFPGNNQLQVNAVKNKLSPNSKLATTSRTPPPVKKPLATASECKIIWGQCSEATNIPTKISDENLSNNNDTPNKISENIVKCLSSIFLRMSSLKNRVTMDSLPSILALTNSPDTCETTTGFKDPFNICLEFGKRDIGPYKHLFTVEAASIKLNQKTTSLFLFRRLKLLLQKLASVNMKSLTHQEKLAFWINTYNSCMMNAFLEHGVPDSPDMVVELMQKATINISGQMLNAITIEHFILRLPYHSKYTFSEGIKNDDTTIARGAFGLELSEPLVTFALSCGSWSSPAVRVYTAAQVENELEAAKRNYLQAAIGISISKKLLGIPKLLDWYLLDFAKDMESLLDWICLQLPSELGKEAMKCLESRGVGNSLSESIYIFPYEFKFRYLLHLQ; the protein is encoded by the exons TGTCAGGTTGGTAAGTTAAAGAAGAAGCTTAGACATGAAGAGAACGTTCACAGAGCATTAGAGCGGGCTTTTACTAGACCCTTGGGAACTCTACCCCGTCTACCTCCTTATCTCCCACCTCgt atgctGGAATTACTAGCTGAAGTTGCTGTTTTGGAAGAGGAAGTTGTTAGGCTTGAAGAACAAGTGGTGCATTTCAGACATGGGTTGTATCAAGAAGCTATTTACATTTCTTCATCAAAGTCAAAGAGATGCATTGGACATGAGTCTATGGATTTATATGATCCATTCCCAGTTAAGAATGCTAAACAGAAACAATCATCATCAAAGGTAACAACACTTCAGAATGAAGGACATCAATCATTTCTTCTAACGTCAAAGCAGCATTCACTCCCTTTTCCTG GGAATAATCAGCTGCAAGTAAATGCTGTAAAAAACAAGCTTTCACCAAATTCTAAATTGGCAACAACAAGCAGGACTCCTCCTCCTGTAAAGAAACCTCTTGCAACAGCATCAGAATGTAAAATTATATGGGGCCAATGTTCAGAAGCTACAAACATACCTACAAAAATTTCGGATGAAAACTTATCTAACAACAATGATACCCCAAACAAGATCTCGGAGAACATTGTGAAGTGCTTATCAAGTATTTTCTTAAGAATGAGCTCACTAAAGAATAGGGTGACAATGGACTCTTTACCTTCAATATTGGCGTTAACTAATTCACCTGATACGTGTGAGACAACAACTGGGTTTAAGGATCCGTTCAACATCTGCTTGGAATTTGGAAAGAGGGATATTGGCCCTTATAAGCATTTATTTACTGTGGAAGCTGCATCAATCAAGCTAAACCAAAAAACGACTTCTTTATTCCTATTTAGGAGACTCAA GCTACTACTTCAGAAACTTGCCTCAGTTAATATGAAAAGTCTAACCCATCAGGAGAAACTTGCTTTTTGGATCAACACATACAATTCTTGCATGATGAAT GCATTTCTGGAGCATGGAGTCCCAGATAGTCCAGATATGGTAGTTGAATTGATGCAGAAG GCAACAATAAATATCTCTGGACAAATGCTAAATGCGATCACTATTGAACATTTCATCCTGAGACTGCCTTACCACTCCAAATAT ACATTTTCGGAGGGCATAAAAAATGATGATACAACAATAGCACGAGGTGCCTTTGGGTTGGAGTTATCTGAACCATTAGTTACGTTTGCACTCTCCTGTGGAAGCTGGTCCTCTCCAGCT GTAAGGGTGTACACAGCAGCTCAGGTTGAAAATGAATTGGAAGCCGCAAAAAGAAACTACCTGCAAGCAGCAATTGGAATTTCGATTAGCAAGAAATTATTAGGAATTCCAAAACTTTTGGATTGGTATCTACTGGACTTTGCAAAGGACATGGAGTCATTACTTGACTGGATATGCCTTCAACTACCAAGTGAACTGGGAAAGGAAGCAATGAAGTGCCTTGAGAGTAGAGGGGTGGGGAATTCTCTTTCTGAATCTATCTATATCTTTCCTTACGAGTTCAAATTCAGGTATCTTTTGCACTTgcagtaa